The Pseudochaenichthys georgianus unplaced genomic scaffold, fPseGeo1.2 scaffold_708_arrow_ctg1, whole genome shotgun sequence genome includes a region encoding these proteins:
- the LOC139433609 gene encoding uncharacterized protein: MKRWLEIKGTLTCTQSRYFLYTEGKNPFRKLAYSLRLAWADVGLRSPINFTDLRTVHADNAKRFQDKGNRQRVSDFMCHNTATADKFYANNPSLKEAADIRLLFTQSLQAAAAASTAAAAAGNEDTFAGIDIDSDNSGEEHSPAPYQDSLPRHVPKRDQSLAEHNPSDMGEERVPYSAPTSPTVASDQLVNMQCVVVISPLVNTLYPV; the protein is encoded by the coding sequence atgaagaggtggctggaaattaagggtacgctgacctgcacccagagccgttactttctgtacacagaggggaagaacccgttcaggaagcttgcctactccctgaggttggcatgggctgatgtggggctccgcagtcccattaacttcaccgacctccgcacagtccacgccgataatgcgaagaggtttcaagacaaaggcaaccgccaaagagtgagtgatttcatgtgtcacaacactgcaactgcggacaaattttacgcgaataatccttctttgaaggaggctgcggacattcggttgctcttcacacagtcacttcaagcagcggcggcggcatcgacagcagcagcagcagcgggaaatgaagacacttttgcgggtattgacatcgacagtgacaactctggagaggagcacagcccggctccctaccaagactccctaccaagacatgtcccgaagagggaccagtcactggccgaacacaacccctcagacatgggtgaagagagggtgccatactctgccccaacttcacccactgttgccagtgatcaacttgtaaatatgcagtgtgttgttgtaatcagtccccttgtaaatacgttatatcctgtttga